The genomic DNA actATAAAGTGTTTCGGGCAATATTATCTGCTCATATTCAACTGAATGCTTCAGAACTCATTGTACGGTGCTTTACAGTGCAGATAGCATTGACCTGAAGCATACTGCGAAAGAAAAGAGTATTTTCACAGCAAAGAGTTGGAATGTTCTGCATGGGCCAAGTCAATTACCTGACATGAATTCAATCGAGCATGCAATTCACTTgctaaagacaaaactgaagggaaaatgcctcaaaacaagcaggaagtgaagacagcagcagtagaggcctgGGAGAGCATCTCCAGGGACCAAACCCAGCATCTGGCGATGTCGTCTATGGGTTacagacttcaggctgtcattAACCACAAAGGATTTGCAACCACATACTAAAAGTGGCAATTTGATTTATGTTTATGATAGTTTACTTTTGATCCATTAAtaaggtggagggcacatataaaatgtgttgtaattcctacactgtTCACTTGATTTGGATataataccctcaaattaaagctgaaagtctgcacttcaagtacaaaaacatttatatttgttCTATAAGAAGAAAGTTTGTATGTTTGTGCACTGTGGGCAGTGAGtgctgctcttttctttgtactgttttttttttctatctgctgctgtaacactgaaaatttcTCTGCTGCGGGaccaataaaggtttaatctatctaatTTATCTACATCTTTGAAAcatctgtttcatttcaaatccattgggGTGATGTACAGagccaaaatgctgaaaattgtgtcaatgtccaaatatttatggacctgactatATTTGTCACTGTATGTTCTGTCCTCAACCTGTGATGTAAAGTATCTAACTACatcacaggtgtgtgtgtgtgtattcagcAGCGCAACAGAAATGAAGCTTTCACTTTATAAAACAGCTGCTAGCCTCGGAAAATCATTAGCGCACAAGCTACTTGTGGCCCTTTCAAAATTTTGATAAAGCATTAAAATTAATCTTCCTTCTACTGGTGTCACAATGGTTATCAGTGATGACCAGAATTTAGTcttgtaaatacagtaaaatatttttttggggggaaaaaaaacagtatagATATTTACCTGTTGGCACATGAGTAAATCGGTGGAGATCCTGGACAGAGGGGAACAAAGAGGAAAAGGGAAAGCAAGTGAGTTATTTTTCACTGCTAAAagtttactgtttttttgtctcacacTAATTAGTGTACTCTCATCACTTTGTGTCCACACACATTGGTAAGCAGTGCAACATCCAAACACAAGCAGTCAGATTGTTAGAACTTCTCTGGGTCTCACCTTGAAGTATTTCCACTCAGTGTGCTGGTTCTGATCACAGTGTGTGATGATGACAGCTGAATTATCTCCTCTGGTCAGGCATTGGTCATACTGCATCAGCTGGTTGGCTTCATTAATACGgaacaactacacacacacgcacgcacgcacgcacgcacgcacgcacacacacacaatcatgtAGAACCACAAATGTCATCTCATAGACTTGCAACGTATTAGATGCCCTGAGGCCAAACTTTACCACAAACTACAGGAATCTAGACAACTCCTCATCCTCTccatttggttacattttcagGGGGTCCTTAGACCCCTCGAAGACTTTGCTCATTGGATAAGTAAAACCTGTgtcacaataataatgataatacacCACAAAAGTGAATTTTCACCATATTGTACCTTTAACACAGAGTGAATGTCTTCAGTGACGGTTTAACCCAAGTTTAAACTCAGAATTCGGCCAGCTTTGTAAAGATGATCATAGTCACTGTTTTGTAAAAACTACAGCTACTGTCTGTCTCACAGTGACAAACCACGTCAAGACCATCTCCACCAGGACTTAGCTAAACTACAGTGCACAAAGCAACACACTGCATGAGGCACTGAGAAATTACCTGGTTGCCTCCCATCCTGTGGCATGGGCCAATTTCCACGTTTCCTCCATTTGTGTGTCCCATACTGTCAATACAGTAACTTGTCTCAAAGGCCCGAATCTGAACATAGCAGAAAGGTAATCGTTAGAATGAACTGTCTGGAAATGATAAGACACAGtaaaagtgtgtgtctgtttgtatgtGCTTGTTTGCACCTACCTCCCCCCACTCTACATTTTTAGGAGGAAGAGGGTAGTGCAGTGGAATGTCATATGCTATTTCCTCCATGAACCACTGGAAACTTTTGCATCGATGCTCCtccctgaaaaaaaataaaaattaaaaaaatcagccaacAAACAGCAAGCAATTCATTCATAACCAATGAacttacattttcacagtgagctAACAATATCAATTATTTAGCCACTTCTAAAAATATTGCATATTGAAAGAAATTGTAAGAATGTTTCAGCTCATGTTGAAAATCTTTAGTTCGCCTAAAGGCCAATTTGAACAGGATATATTGTACACTTTCACCATTTTCACAACCAACATGAACAGGAGAATCAAATGAActacaaaaactgcatttctcttATGATAATTTAGATGTTTTGACACAATCCTGACAGTTAATAATTAACTGTAGATACTCAAATGTCAGTGCAGACAGTcttctgttttttacagtgcacttAAAATCAATTACCAATTAAAACTTTCCTTGCGTGGAGCCTatacagtgtaaaaacaaattTCCAGGTTCATTCTTTGCCAACAAGAGGCTCCAGCATAATTTTGTTGACTGTCTGTCAGAATGCACAACATTCATGTTGCTTCTCGTCAGATAGTCATAAATCATCGTACTACAATacaaatagatttaaaaaaaaataaaataagcaaagaCACATCATCAAAACATGTCATCTGTCTGTTGTTCTGTAGAACAAGCAGCTCTTGTAGTTGTTCTCTTCACTATGAAAGATTGACGGGCATGAGGAAAGCTCAGAGCCTCGATGCAGGAAAAATAGGGCAACACAGACAGCACATTTTGCAAAACAAGTTTGAGATAAACATGTTATTTACAGAAGCAATGCACTAGCTCACCAGTCATTTAATGCAATATTCTGACTGGCTGTTTATAACCTCATTACACTGTCAGAATTTGGATGCAAACTGATTTTGGTTGCCAAAGCTCTAGATTGGCAGAGGTTTCTTAAACGGTGCTCTctcttttgtaattttctgtctgagACCGAGTCTTCAAAATGGCAGTGAACAGCAGACTGTAGATGTGCAATGGATCAAATTAATCaagtgaaacaaaagaaaaagagtatGTAAGTACCTGAAGCGTTTAAGATCACCTATGTCTCCATAGGCCAGCGTGAGAGTTTCAGGACGGCTAGCATAGAAGTAGTCCTTATATTCATCCCACCAAACCTCCACCACACGAACATAGTTCTGTACATATAcacaaaaagtaacacaaaagtaTTAGCTGACTAAATGTGTCTACCTACAGATAGAAATTAGCTAATAATATGGAATAATACATCTAATTATCATGACACAATTTATTTATAGATTGCTTTCCTGGATTTTTGAGGACAGCTTTCATGAATTTCTAAAAAGTCATGGAAAACAATGAAACCATTAAATAAAACTTCTCCTCTCTGTGTATGAGATTAAAGGTTTTTAAATATCATCCATGAAATCTACAGCTGATTAACTAAACCACTATGCATCAAATCACATgaaattattttgcatttgaagCTAAAACATAATGAGGATGCAGTAGGTCTAATTTCATCTCACAAAAAATGATTGATTGCTTTTACTATTTTCATGTCCTGCGCACAAGTGTGCCCAACCCTCATAGACACCCATATACTAACAATgacgcatatatatatatatatatacatatatattcttCTTTTATCATAACCGATGATCTGTgggaaatgttttcattatgcAGTCTCCTTCTCTCATATACTTTTCCAGTACTGTTCAGTCACAGCCCTGAGTGGGTCTGTTCTCATCTCATTTCCCTCCCCCTGAGAGTTTGGATTGTAACAACATCCTGTTGATCATTATGGCTTCTGTTTTTCTAGGGTACCTCTTCAGATGGATGGCCAGAGTTGTGAGCCTTTGTTTGCTTGTTATATTTCCTGGGTAGTCCTTTCTTCATCACATTTTTCTGTAGTTCTGAAGGCTGGCTAATTTCCCTCCTTGTTGCCTTGATCTTGGCCACCAGTTTCGTCCTCCATGGGGATTGTCAAGGTCCTATCCCCGGTCCCGTCATCTGCAACCACCTGACTCTATCCCTCCTTTTTCCTCGTATTTCCATCCCTCTACCCCCTCCGCTCAGCTCTTGCTCTAatctgtgctgctctttcatgtGGCTGTAACCACTTTCTAATCAAAGAGCAGAAACTCTGGGCAGCTGTGGCGCAGAACACCTGTCTGATCACCTCTGCCATAAAGGTCGGCTCTTTACTCCACTCCATACCAGATCGTAGCTTCTGCTCCTGCAGTTAGTGCTTGGCTCTATACACATTCTGATGTGTGTTTCATGCGAACTCTGTCTAAGTCCTGTTTCGCTTGCCACAGTTCTGCTGGCCGCTCTGCCCAGCTCTGCCTCTGCCCACTGGACCGGATCGTCAGTGGAATTTCTGTCTCTGCCTCTGaacctccctgcctgcctcagtTCTGCCAGCAGCCTGCAGCGTCACAGTGTGTCCTCCCGGACTGCCAGTCTCCGGAAGCCTGCCACCCCCCTCCCTTCCCATTTGTGAGTTAGTTTATTTCCCCTTTATTCCCTTAGTTATTCAGGCTTACTGTTAATTTAGATCGTTAAATTCTTAATTAACCCTATTTTCGCCCCTAGTTAGTTCTGTTAACAATTACTCCCCACTCTGGTTCTGTTTTGCTtatattatttgtaataaatCTGAACCTCGTACCTTGACCAGTCTCAGCCTGCTCTGTGCACCTTCACTTGGGTTCTATACTCCACAGGTATGCCGTTTCTTATGGTTTATGGTGTTCGTCTTATAGCCAGCATCTCTTGGATTACTGTTGCTGTTGTAGTATAGCTGATTTTCCATAGGTACTTTGTTCCTTtgccctttgtgtgtgtgtgtgtgtgtgtgtgcgtgccctAGCAATGCTGTTGTGCTGCAAAATTGTACTTCTCCGTTGtactttttgccatttttcccCACAATGATACCATGATACATTCTGTTGTCAGCTGTGGCAGCAGTAACGAGTCGTCAGACTTGTGTCCGTACATCCAGTTCCAGTATAAGTGTCAGGCTTATTCATAGCTCTGTAATTGTGATGACAATgatgtttctgcatttttgtgtaCATATTTTTAGTTGTAAGTCTGCACAGTGTTATGTATCTGGCTCATGGTATTTCAAAAAGGAAACTCTTTTACCTTCAGAGTGGGTGAGGATCCAACATGTGCAGGCGGGGGGTTGCCTTGCCATCCCTGAAGTCTGTAGATATGGCCGACACGAGAACATGGTACAAAGAGTAGTTGGCCACCACACTGCCAAATCTacataaacagagaaaaaaaaattaaacaaaaaacccTAAAGCATTTGAATGATGTGTGGGAAGCCATCAGTGTGTACGAACTGGACTATTTTATGTCTACCTTGTATGATATTTCAAAATTCTCTCCTCCCCATATCTGAAGCCCTGGGTCATACAGACCCAGCTCAAAGAAGAAGTCTCTCTCTATTGCAAAGAGACCTCCTGCCATGGCTGGAGACCTACAGGTataaagacagacacacacatccacaagcAGACATACAAACATTCAAACAGGTGCATCACTGCACAGCTCGACATTATTCACACTGAAAGTTAGCAGGAGTTCCAGCTATTAGTGAAAATGAATGGATCACATCATCTACTCCATCAAACTGGTCTGAACATGAGACACTACAATAACAATTTCAGTCCATTTCTGTCTTAAAACTGGCATCTACACAGTCATTAAGCACAGTCATGTGTATTAATAATGAGAAACCAGGGAGCAGACAATCAGACTGGCAGAGAAACACctaaagcaaaatgaaaaaattagtGAAAGCAAAGGAAGGAGAAGTGTGACAGCAATGCATGATAAATGAAAAAGTGGTTGGGGGAAAGTGGGGATGATGGTGCCCCAGTCCGAACCCGATTCACACCAGAAGCTAACCTGTCAACCTGACAAAATGTCCCAACATAAACTTCCATGGCTTTTGGTTTAGGATCTAATTATCTCTCACTCAAAGCATTGCAGTCATGTCCCCAGAGCCCTTTAAAGTCCCTGCAGTTCAAGAGGGTTGAAATGTAAGTAAGTTCACAGTAAGAGTAGTAGACGTTTGAGTGTGAATCCCATAGACTGAACAAATGAGGTGTAACAACACTGTGGTGAAAACTATTTACTTCTAACAGTAGAAAGCAACAGGTGCAACCAGTGGTTTGGGAAGTAATGAACCCCTATCAAAGGGAGATAGCTTTGGTTTAGTTGGTTAGTTGTAATATGCGGTAAATTGGTGTTGTATAATTTAAGTTTTTCAAATTTGAATAAATGAAGAGTTTGTAATTTGTAATCAATAGCAGTTGACAGCCCGGCAGCAGAGGCCGTACTACAAAGTGAGTGAAACAAACCCAGGGTATCTTTTTGTTATCTGGCTTCATTCAACCAAACAATTGTAATCGGTATAAGCAGTCTTACTAAGCTGGTTATCAGCTCAATATGTTAACTCAGGGTTTGTGAATCTTTCTAAACGTGTGTTCACATGAAAAAGGTAGAGCTGGCAAAAGGTGGCCAATCACAGACATGGACAGGTCTACTGGCACCAGAGTGACATATTTCACAAAGAGCAAATATTAGAGAAATACCAAGATTTTAAACTAATAGTACAGACTGAAAGTAACACAGCTGAAGAAGATAAAGCAGAAGGAAAGCAGCAAGCTACCGCAGACTGTGTGAATATGAACAGGCATATTACTATCACCACCAATTTATTAGGGCACGAGTAGATCTGGCtataatatatgtattttgATGAATGAACATGTTGCTTAGATGTGTTCTTCTAGTGTGTAACAGTTATATTGCTTCAGCTGCAACCCTACAGTGTTAAACAGTCTGACAGtgaataaaaaattaacatgaaagcatattttaaaaaaatgataagtAGGCTAACTCATATTGTTTAGATGGCTATGAAAGtaactgtatatatatgtaattcAGGCTAAAAAGCATAACTGCTGCAGCCTAAATGGATGAATTCAGTAGCTTCACATTAAGTCTTATTTGTTTGGCTGTAAGACACTTTTAGTCTTATTTTTCAGCTGCTTGAACTGTTTTGGGAGCAATTAAAGAACAAATGTAAAATCCTAATTCAAATTGACAAATAGGGTTATTGTCAATATTTTAAGGCCAACAGTGGGTTATAAGGCTTTACTGTTCTCTGAACAGTATTTGTTTTAGGATTACTGCCTCTCTAAAagtcatagttttttctctcagTGTCCGTGCACTGAGCTCTGCTGGACCTTCTGAGGTGAATTGATCAAGGGAACTGACTGGTAAATAGGAAGTGCTTATATAGGCGCTGATCTCTTATCTGGAACATAACCTGCACTGGAGCAGGTTAGCCATTCAGTGCAATGTCCCATGGAGATGTACCCCAGTAAGTACTGAATCACTGTCGCAGTATTGAAACTCCACAGTTAAAACTGAAGTTACCTAGATAACCTCAAGTCCTGCTATGCAGTACATGCCTTAGGTCttgacatttctattttttgagTTATGTTAAGCAGTTCTGAGTTGATTTGGTTTCAGATAAGCATTTTTTCATAAATTAGTCAATAAAGCACAAgtcttacagtttttctcagtggctttggtacatttctcgaatcatcctcgacatttgcaaaacagtaagtgcatttctcaaaattttttgtacaaatagcaaaacaccatggattacatgcaaaagccagtctcttgctcaaaatccttagttcatctttcaaaagtaaatatctgtgtcaatgaacatgtcagtgccatcagaatgacaagtctttgtgttattgtgtggataagacagtcagactgcttagtcatgttgtcattctaacagtgttctctggaggaTGTTCTGATGGAAACTATGGCTGAActttgatgacaattattgtaatttgtaagttacaccttagtgtacgcgggagattgattgcaggagactggacaagatttaTATTcacgcttttactgtttgtgttgtaattTGTTGATGGACCACGTCATTgagatacagaaaggaaaacagcgctacatggcacaaaaaaaacaaaacaaaaacgcagaaatgtgaacataggacaatctcctcagggaaaactgtacatacagtgttgtaggaattacagtgcagtcttcctacacctcctgatgttcctgtctgttgggccacaaattctcatccacatcatgaaCATCTTCTCTTGCATCTTTGAGCGATTTCAGAAAATCCTAACCCATCACACGTTTCCCTTCATTTGCATGGATTTACCAAAGTATTtccaacttgttcaaagaaatgagaaactgcttttttgcaCAAgcgacacaatgatgtgaagattgaacaagcagctctgagaatttcaattctgatctgagaaatgtaccaaagcgactgataAAAACTGTAATGCCAGACATATCATAAGAAATGGTTCTAGTTAGTAGGGATATATTCACCAGCAGTGTTGACAGTGTTCAGATTAGTGAGGAAGCATTGGTTTTCTGTACCTATATGGCTCAGTCTGagtttttctgagttttttttctctgtctccgAGAGGAACTCTCTTCCAGAGCATGCTCCAATCCCAGGCTCCTCTAGCAAAACCATCGCTGTCTCCTCCACCCTGGGGCTGAATGGTGAAGCTCTGGCCGTGGATGGAGTCGATCAGAGGCACTGTACAGATCGTTCTGACATAGTATGTGAGGACCATGCATACAAGAAACACAGGGAGAAGAGGTGTAGGGGTGAAGCACATGAAGGGGAAATACAGACAGCAGTGCCAGTGAAAGCACAGATGGGGTAGGGTGTTGCAGACCAAGACAGAGCATCACACAGTGTAGGATGGAACAGGTGGGATTAAGGGGTGggagagagaaacacaaaagaacaggGACAAGATTTAACATGCTGAATGCATTTTACATATACCGGTAAGGCTGGGTGGTATGTTTTCTCTTGGCCTTCTCTCTCTGGCCAAGTGGTACTCTCTTCCAGAGCAGGCTCCAATCCCAGGCTCCTCTAGCCAGGCCATCCTCATCTCCACCCTGCTGGGGCTCCATACTGTACTCATTACCATCTATATAGTCTATCAGTGGCACTGTGCATACGGTCctacatacagacacacacacacacacacacacacacacacacacacacacacacacacacacacacaaacctctgTATTGAGATGTGGTGTTCCACTGATATACAGTGCAATGAAAAAGTATTTACCCCTGTCTCAGATTCTTATTTGTTTCTTCACATATTTCCCCCACTTACATGTTTAACaccatcaaacaaatttaaatattagacaaagataaccaaagtaaacacaaaatgcagtttttaaatgatgacatttaatgtctgaagggaaaaaaagctatCCCAAACTACCTGGCCCTGTGTTACAGAGTAATTGCTCCCCCTGTTAAATCGTGAATCAACTGTggttaatcacattttttgcaaagcaagttcaatttcactgaCCACACCCAAGCCTGATTACAGACCTGTTCAATCCAGAAATCACTTAAGtagaacctgtctgacaaaATGAAGTCGGGAAAAAGATCTCAAAAAGCTGCAATAAATGCGACAATCCATagaaattcaagaacagatgagaaatgaAGTAATTGACATCTATCAGTCTGGAAAAGGTTACAAAcccatttctaaagctttagaactccagagaaccacagtgataGCCATCATATACAAATGTAGAAAACATGGagcagtggtgaaccttcccaggagcaGCCCGCCTACCAAAAGTACCCCAAGAGCAAAGCGACGACTCATCCAGGACGTCATAAAGGAACCCAGGACATCGTCTAAAGAACTGCAGGCCTCCCTGGCCTCAGTTCaggtcagtgttcatgactcaaCAATAAGGAAGCGATTGGGTAAAAATGGCATCCATGGCAGAGTTAAAAGGTgaaaaccactgctgaccatAAAAAGCATAAAGGCTAGTCTtacttttgcaaacaaacatctgaatgatccccaagacttttgggagaatATTCTATGGACTGACGAGACGAAAGTTGAACATTCTGAAAGGTGTGTGTCGTGTTACATCTGGCGTAAAAGTAacacagcatttcagaaaaacaacattacac from Amphiprion ocellaris isolate individual 3 ecotype Okinawa chromosome 4, ASM2253959v1, whole genome shotgun sequence includes the following:
- the galnt7 gene encoding N-acetylgalactosaminyltransferase 7 isoform X1, giving the protein MRLKVGFILRSLLVIGTFLGLVVLWSSLSPKLNDENPFGKREDALLPKGDLADQFKPVVPWPHVEGVEVDLNSIRLQHGRPNHAQDFNQQPNQRQVIQQQYVTFRPHTHAYASPVLKNGVLGNFEPKEPEPPGVPDGPGEGAKPFVLGPEYKDSIQASIKEFGFNMVASDMISLDRTISDIRHEECKYWHYDDRLMTSSVVIVFHNEGWSTLMRTVHSVIKRTPRKYLAEIVMIDDFSNKVHLKERLEEYVKQWNGLVKLFRNEKREGLIQARSIGAKKATKGQVLIYLDAHCEVGINWYAPLVSPISKDRTVCTVPLIDYIDGNEYSMEPQQGGDEDGLARGAWDWSLLWKRVPLGQREKAKRKHTTQPYRTICTVPLIDSIHGQSFTIQPQGGGDSDGFARGAWDWSMLWKRVPLGDREKKLRKTQTEPYRSPAMAGGLFAIERDFFFELGLYDPGLQIWGGENFEISYKIWQCGGQLLFVPCSRVGHIYRLQGWQGNPPPAHVGSSPTLKNYVRVVEVWWDEYKDYFYASRPETLTLAYGDIGDLKRFREEHRCKSFQWFMEEIAYDIPLHYPLPPKNVEWGEIRAFETSYCIDSMGHTNGGNVEIGPCHRMGGNQLFRINEANQLMQYDQCLTRGDNSAVIITHCDQNQHTEWKYFKDLHRFTHVPTGKCLDRSDLLHKVFISDCDTSKTTQRWEMNNIVAV